Proteins encoded within one genomic window of Bacillus thuringiensis:
- a CDS encoding ABC transporter permease produces the protein MWKKKIKNSKLSFFLIAVILMVTSSLLSTSRIFIDNINNSITDYYSNPKFPDVYLFNSSKKEMKLLEEKASEGKIIKDLQEYKAMYSSMNINKLNNEKFNEDRNLIISIKNIKDLNWKLTILEGENNPSPGHGEIWISKILADKKDLRLNDIIEIDKANGSKFKVSAIINDSQNASLANPAKIMYINEKDVNLFDKEVTGEFAVFKYASEKEDVTKYIHDNFASNEYYMEKYYLILNQLADTGLVSVVMTLAGILTLISGIIVVMFTLRNNLKKEVKSIGTYKALGFKASEIKKIYSKAYLFVGVISTTIGVAISFPAAYILQKNILKYLGDFGYNIRYLIIGGIIIAFFNVIIQLFVTLELRKIKKISPIEAISMTGNPKGGNRSWVLFRNTNNPIALSINDILKDRRLSLNVCVITTIYMFTTLLFINTNHMFAVSNENANIWLNLHKTTATINTNITSQEMENDIVNYLNEDRKVENYGYGLYLNAGNYIKYDSEKYGALDVYAIESFSAYDNLGFEIYEGRLPGKFNEINVSIQMLSDTNLKIGDKMNFKINGRDEEFLIVGSFGSIKYGGRNVRLLNEAMKHYNFKPDYNTIVVQLENQKYYDDFKKDFEKKFKGTSVQADLGNYNQLLKDMTSMVPPVVTIISVFMLILSALNIITIISIIMMDERRKIGIQKALGFTSRFLKVRILSRIAILTLVGIAAAICMHEIISKPLIELVITSPNAIIFSLTKTILYCFVTFFVMLLFAFIGTLRIERINAIELMEE, from the coding sequence ATGTGGAAGAAAAAAATCAAAAATAGCAAACTATCATTCTTTTTAATTGCAGTGATATTAATGGTTACATCTAGTCTACTTTCAACATCGCGTATTTTTATAGATAATATAAATAATTCAATAACAGATTATTATAGTAATCCAAAATTTCCAGATGTATATTTATTTAATTCATCCAAAAAGGAAATGAAATTATTAGAAGAAAAAGCGAGCGAAGGGAAAATAATAAAAGATTTGCAAGAATATAAGGCGATGTACTCATCGATGAATATAAATAAATTGAATAATGAAAAATTCAATGAAGATAGAAACCTTATTATATCTATAAAAAATATTAAAGACTTGAATTGGAAACTAACGATTTTAGAGGGGGAGAATAATCCCTCTCCAGGGCATGGAGAAATTTGGATTTCAAAAATATTAGCAGATAAGAAAGATCTTAGATTGAATGATATTATAGAGATTGATAAAGCGAATGGAAGTAAGTTTAAAGTTTCAGCAATAATAAATGATTCACAAAATGCGTCTTTAGCTAACCCTGCCAAAATAATGTATATAAATGAAAAAGATGTTAATTTGTTTGATAAGGAAGTTACAGGAGAATTTGCTGTCTTTAAGTATGCAAGTGAAAAAGAAGATGTGACTAAATACATTCATGATAATTTTGCAAGTAATGAATATTATATGGAAAAGTATTATCTAATATTAAATCAGCTTGCAGATACTGGTTTAGTATCTGTTGTTATGACATTAGCCGGTATATTAACTTTAATAAGTGGAATTATTGTAGTGATGTTTACTTTGAGAAACAATTTAAAGAAAGAGGTTAAATCTATAGGAACATATAAAGCATTGGGATTTAAGGCATCAGAAATCAAGAAGATATATAGCAAAGCTTATCTATTTGTAGGTGTTATTTCAACTACTATAGGTGTTGCCATTAGTTTTCCAGCAGCCTATATTTTACAAAAGAATATCCTGAAGTATTTAGGGGATTTTGGATATAATATTAGATATTTGATCATAGGTGGAATAATAATTGCATTTTTTAATGTTATTATTCAACTATTTGTGACTTTAGAATTAAGGAAAATAAAGAAAATATCACCAATAGAAGCAATTTCAATGACGGGCAATCCAAAGGGTGGTAACCGAAGTTGGGTATTATTTAGAAATACAAATAATCCTATTGCGTTATCAATTAATGATATTTTAAAGGATAGAAGATTATCATTAAACGTGTGCGTAATAACAACAATATACATGTTTACTACTTTACTTTTTATAAATACAAATCATATGTTTGCTGTTTCAAACGAGAATGCAAACATATGGCTAAATCTTCATAAAACAACTGCCACAATAAATACAAATATTACATCTCAAGAAATGGAAAATGACATAGTGAATTATTTAAATGAGGACAGAAAGGTTGAAAATTATGGATATGGTTTATATCTAAATGCTGGAAATTATATTAAATATGATAGTGAGAAGTATGGTGCATTGGACGTTTATGCAATTGAATCTTTTTCTGCTTATGATAATTTAGGTTTTGAAATATATGAGGGGAGATTGCCTGGAAAATTTAATGAGATAAATGTAAGTATTCAAATGCTGAGTGACACGAATTTGAAAATCGGGGACAAAATGAATTTTAAAATTAATGGTAGAGATGAAGAATTTTTAATTGTAGGTTCTTTTGGTAGCATTAAATATGGAGGACGTAATGTGAGGCTACTAAATGAGGCTATGAAACATTATAACTTTAAACCTGATTACAATACAATTGTAGTTCAATTGGAAAATCAAAAATACTATGATGATTTTAAAAAAGATTTTGAAAAAAAATTCAAAGGCACATCTGTCCAAGCTGATTTGGGAAATTATAATCAATTACTAAAAGATATGACTTCAATGGTACCACCAGTAGTAACAATAATCTCAGTTTTTATGCTTATACTTAGTGCTTTAAATATTATTACTATTATTTCAATAATTATGATGGACGAAAGAAGAAAAATTGGTATTCAAAAAGCATTAGGGTTTACAAGTAGATTTCTTAAAGTAAGAATCCTTTCGAGAATTGCGATATTAACATTAGTAGGTATAGCTGCAGCTATATGTATGCATGAAATAATATCAAAACCACTAATTGAGCTAGTAATAACTAGTCCTAATGCTATAATTTTTTCACTAACAAAGACGATATTATATTGTTTCGTTACATTTTTTGTAATGTTATTATTCGCATTTATTGGTACTTTAAGAATAGAACGTATAAATGCAATAGAATTAATGGAGGAATAA